The following proteins are co-located in the Anser cygnoides isolate HZ-2024a breed goose chromosome 2, Taihu_goose_T2T_genome, whole genome shotgun sequence genome:
- the TMPPE gene encoding transmembrane protein with metallophosphoesterase domain, with product MISVKQLPLEAKAAVAAGVVFFSMMLSRSYLTEQLELKTRRWLLRLQMALFANALMLIGSLHVWRSTVTMFYRSSAASCFCFMPWKIAVLMFLALAHSSFFTLLFLVAEEPYFFSLAAYTCLGAYIILIFFLFALGSVEQAYKFLAGRGTKAGSSNKNSRTAVKPVLAVTLTVGLTVIGLLNASQPPTVNSVEIPVCKLPSTMNNLKVVLLSDIHLGPTVGKTKLAMIVQMVKALKPDITVIVGDLTDSEVEIIRPAVEPLGELNSPLGTYFVTGNHEYYTSDVGNWFELLKSFNIRPLHNENVKIVSPKSPDDWFCLAGVDDIEADVLRYSGHGMDLRKALRGCSSEHAIVLLAHQPVAAKWALQERPDINLILSGHTHGGQMFPLNAGAYFLNPFFVGLYKVGQNTFVYVSPGTMYFGIPMRLGSRAEITEIILRSP from the coding sequence ATGATCTCTGTCAAGCAACTGCCCCTTGAAGCAAAGgctgcagtggctgcaggagtGGTTTTCTTCTCCATGATGTTATCGCGGAGCTATCTGACAGAACAACTGGAGCTCAAGACGCGGCGTTGGCTTCTAAGGCTGCAGATGGCACTGTTTGCTAATGCTCTCATGTTGATAGGATCTCTTCATGTTTGGAGAAGCACAGTCACCATGTTCTACAGGTCTTCAGCTGccagctgcttctgtttcatGCCATGGAAAATAGCTGTGCTGATGTTTCTAGCTTTGGCTCATTCAAGCTTCTTTACGTTGCTATTTCTTGTTGCGGAAGAgccatatttcttttctttagctgCCTACACTTGCCTGGGGGCCTATATCAttctcatcttcttcctctttgctcTAGGCTCTGTAGAGCAGGCTTATAAGTTCTTGGCTGGGAGAGGCACtaaggcaggcagcagcaataAGAACAGCAGAACAGCCGTGAAGCCAGTTTTGGCAGTCACGCTGACTGTTGGGCTGACTGTCATCGGGCTGTTAAATGCTTCCCAGCCTCCTACTGTGAATTCAGTGGAGATTCCAGTTTGCAAGCTGCCCTCAACAATGAACAATCTGAAAGTGGTGTTGCTTTCAGATATCCACCTGGGGCCTACAGTTGGGAAGACCAAGCTTGCAATGATTGTGCAAATGGTTAAGGCTTTGAAACCGGATATCACAGTGATTGTTGGTGACCTGACTGACTCCGAGGTTGAGATCATACGACCAGCTGTTGAGCCTCTTGGAGAACTTAATTCCCCTCTGGGGACTTACTTTGTCACAGGAAACCATGAGTACTACACATCAGATGTTGGCAACTGGTTTGAGCTGTTAAAATCATTTAACATTCGTCCACTCCATAATGAGAATGTGAAGATTGTTTCACCAAAGAGCCCTGATGATTGGTTCTGTCTGGCTGGTGTTGATGATATTGAGGCAGATGTATTGCGCTACTCAGGGCATGGCATGGATTTAAGAAAAGCTCTCAGAGGTTGTAGCAGTGAGCATGCGATTGTGCTGCTAGCTCATCAGCCAGTTGCTGCAAAGTGGGCCCTTCAGGAGAGACCAGACATAAATTTAATCCTCTCAGGCCATACTCATGGAGGGCAAATGTTCCCACTAAATGCTGGGGCTTATTTTCTGAATCCTTTCTTTGTTGGCTTGTACAAAGTTGGGCAGAACACCTTTGTCTACGTCAGCCCAGGGACGATGTACTTTGGAATACCCATGAGGttgggcagcagagctgaaatAACTGAGATAATTCTACGGTCTCCTTGA